Proteins from a genomic interval of Corvus moneduloides isolate bCorMon1 chromosome 6, bCorMon1.pri, whole genome shotgun sequence:
- the PAPLN gene encoding papilin isoform X5: protein MQKAEMKNLFLLLMLTTMSPSAFSGRRMKRQFDVWGSWGEWGKCSRSCGGGVSFRHRRCYSQRTEGPSSCVGPSRSYRSCNVQNCPEGSRDFRAEQCAEFDGTEFQGKKYKWLPYYGAPNKCELNCIPKGENFYYRHKEAVVDGTTCEPGKRDICVAGVCQAVGCDNMLESAKKEDKCLQCGGDGSTCYGVKGTFDVASLPKGYNQIFIIPMGATSIQIKEVMPSRNFLAVKNVRGEYYLNGHWTIDFSRALQVASTVLHYDRGSEGDVAPELLHARGPTTEPLVIELISQEPNTGVQYEYYLPLQGQASGYSWSYSSWSECSSECGGGFQYRLVFCTIDNEIYPDYMCRNKPQPDNNRTCGHQPCPQTKRTSYIYLPQAWSHSSARSSQMKRWKTGEWGSCSATCGGGTQTRSVYCVAFDGQSSQGVVDDAECMAFAQQPRRSQPCNVRQCASWSTGPWSECSASCGEGVQTRTVTCRTQQGSQAQDFACLMEPKPSATQPCLKENCIQEIGWHVGDWGLCSKSCDSGIRTRQVICADGDSKFYSPETCKAIQPQKPATLGSCNTQPCYLPQQVPSMQDTTGYNVTRQSLLTRYYPNSPAPGVLSPDSDEGRMLPGNTMIHSTSGNQHIPSTKDHGINLFPVHWEPQSHSSRSYRLSFSQDPPAGVSSQDCHQSPHGCCPDGHTPASGPLGRGCPFSTCHQSRYGCCPDRLSAAQGPNNMGCPQYYRDIQTRQNHPTVTTPAASQALSQQHPSGECRGSVYGCCFDNVASASGPQGEGCLNRPNYPYPVMCLLPSAHGPCTNWTTRWYFVGVVGKCNRFWYGGCQGNKNSFASEEECMRVCHSSVGVSHLEHQPSPGTGALQHQQTGSNSHTGRAQGQQQSPTRETASHSQEGRTYGASHPTQYSHRQDSWRRDMLPESLPRTGVLESQRWGTQRSRLDILGQLRPWETAVPGPSDRQSSSGQQVLPREGKQWREVFGADVSMTEGFGHRESADLFPAQSLHRTILEEAKPSLVTAVVGQNIQLVCKTGMSPLSRVEWMKNSRPVSSDRHTFQSDSSLVISHVKPEDAGTYTCLTSDGRMESRQIQLQITEHQSTVLAEGERGRVLHKADQQYRGLSRGRQAVQASSSSVHQQLTYRLKMNKSEPTVVEANVGERVRLPCTAEASPALTIEWQKDGQPLSSPRHRQQSDGALVISRVSSEDIGFFTCIASNGRDRDQRQVLLRPLGELRITGLLPSITVPEGGTAHLHCTVTGNNVNIRWSRNGVPMRGDGRHIHLSQDGSLAISNVQEADEGSYTCSAYSSSSSVSASTEVKVLRSRPSTTVSHVVDLSRECVDQPHLANCDLILQAQLCGNEYYSSFCCASCARHRPQGSPPHPRG from the exons GGCCGCCGGATGAAACGGCAGTTTGATGTctgggggagctggggtgaATGGGGCAAGTGCAGTCGGAGCTGCGGCGGTGGAGTCAGCTTTCGGCACCGGCGCTGCTATTCCCAAAG GACAGAAGGTCCTTCCAGTTGTGTTGGACCGTCACGAAGCTATCGGTCATGTAATGTTCAG AACTGCCCAGAAGGCTCCCGGGATTTCCGGGCAGAGCAGTGTGCAGAGTTTGATGGGACAGAATTCCAAGGCAAGAAATATAAGTGGCTTCCATATTATGGAG CACCTAATAAGTGTGAGTTAAACTGTATTCCCAAGGGAGAAAACTTCTACTACAGGCACAAGGAAGCAGTGGTAGATGGGACTACCTGTGAACCTGGCAAGCGAGATATCTGTGTAGCGGGAGTTTGTCAG GCTGTTGGCTGTGATAATATGCTGGAATCTGCCAAGAAGGAGGACAAGTGCCTGCAGTGTGGAGGAGATGGCAGCACCTGCTATGGTGTGAAGGGCACTTTTGATGTGGCCAGCCTCCCCAAAG gTTACAATCAAATCTTTATTATCCCTATGGGAGCCACAAGCATCCAAATTAAGGAGGTTATGCCCAGCAGGAACTTCCTAG CCGTCAAGAATGTGCGAGGGGAGTATTACCTGAACGGGCACTGGACAATCGACTTCAGCCGGGCGCTGCAGGTGGCCAGCACGGTGCTGCACTATGACCGTGGCTCGGAGGGTGATGTGGCACCAGAGCTCCTCCATGCCCGGGGTCCCACCACAGAACCTCTTGTCATTGAG CTCATCAGCCAGGAGCCAAACACAGGGGTACAGTATGAGTATTACCTGCCTCTGCAAGGACAGGCCTCGGGTTACAGCTGGAGCTACAGTTCCTGGAGTGAGTGCAGCTCCGAATGTGGAGGAG GTTTCCAGTACCGCTTGGTGTTTTGTACCATAGACAATGAAATTTATCCGGACTATATGTGCAGGAATAAACCACAACCAGACAATAACCGGACGTGCGGTCATCAGCCTTGTCCCCAGACAAAACG GACTTCTTACATCTACCTGCCGCAAGCCTGGAGTCACAGCAGCGCTCGGAGCTCTCAGATGAAGAG GTGGAAAACGGGAGAGTGGGGATCCTGCTCAGCTACCTGTGGCGGGGGCACCCAGACTCGCTCCGTGTACTGCGTGGCCTTTGATGGGCAGAGCTCGCAGGGGGTGGTGGATGACGCCGAGTGCATGGCCTTCGCCCAGCAGCCGCGCCGCAGCCAGCCCTGCAACGTCAGGCAGTGTGCCAGCTGGAGCACGGGGCCCTGGTCCGAG TGCTCAGCCAGCTGTGGGGAAGGAGTCCAGACCCGGACTGTCACCTGCAGGACGCAGCAGGGCTCTCAGGCTCAGGACTTCGCTTGTCTAATGGAGCCAAAGCCATCAgccacccagccctgccttaAGGAGAACTGCATCCAGGAAATCGGCTGGCACGTTGGAGACTGGGGTCTG TGTTCCAAGAGCTGCGATTCAGGCATCCGGACACGCCAGGTCATCTGTGCTGACGGCGACTCCAAATTCTACAGTCCTGAGACATGCAAAGCAATCCAGCCACAGAAACCAGCCACCCTGGGTAGCTGCAACACACAGCCCTGCTACCTGCCACAGC AGGTCCCCAGTATGCAGGACACTACGGGATACAATGTCACTCGCCAGTCCTTGCTGACACGTTACTACCCAAACAGCCCTGCCCCAG GAGTTCTCTCCCCAGATTCTGATGAGGGAAGGATGCTCCCTGGGAACACCATGATCCATAGTACCTCAGGGAATCAGCACATTCCATCCACCAAAGACCACGGCATCAACTTGTTTCCTGTCCACTGGGAGCCCCAGTCACACTCATCACGTTCCTATCGGCTCAGCTTCTCTCAGGACCCCCCTGCAGGGGTCAGCTCCCAGGACTGCCACCAGAGCCCGCACGGCTGCTGTCCAGATGGGCACACTCCGGCATCGGGCCCTTTGGGGAGAGGTTGTCCTTTCAGCACCTGCCACCAAAGCAG GTACGGCTGCTGCCCTGACAGACTatcggctgcccagggcccAAACAACATGGGATGCCCACAATATTACCGTGACATTCAAACGAGACAAAATCATCCTACTGTGACCACTCCAGCA GCAAGCCAAGCCTtgtcccagcagcatccctcgGGCGAGTGCCGCGGCTCCGTGTACGGCTGCTGTTTTGACAACGTCGCCTCGGCCTCAGGTCCTCAAGGGGAAGGATGTCTCAATAGGCCCAACTACC CATACCCTGTCATGTGCCTGCTGCCCAGTGCCCATGGCCCCTGCACCAACTGGACCACTCGCTGGTACTTTGTGGGAGTTGTTGGCAAGTGCAACCGGTTTTGGTATGGCGGCTGTCAGGGCAACAAAAACAGCTTTGCCTCGGAGGAGGAGTGCATGAGAGTGTGCCACAGCTCTGTGGGGGTCAGTCATCTGGAGCACCAGccctctcctggcacaggagcCCTGCAACACCAGCAGACTGGCTCCAATTCTCATACAGGACGTGCTCAGGGTCAGCAGCAATCACCCACAAGAGAGACTGCAAGTCACAGCCAAGAAGGAAGAACCTATGGGGCTTCACACCCCACACAATACAGCCACAGACAGGACAGCTGGAGAAGGGACATGCTGCCAGAGTCCTTGCCAAGGACTGGTGTGCTGGAGAGCCAGCGCTGGGGCACCCAGCGAAGCAGACTAGACATCCTGGGCCAGCTGCGCCCCTGGGAAACAGCAGTGCCTGGGCCCTCggacaggcagagcagcagtggccaGCAGGTGCTGCCCCGGGAAGGCAAGCAGTGGCGTGAAGTTTTTGGAGCAGATGTTTCCATGACAGAGGGATTTGGGCACCGGGAGTCTGCAGACTTGTTCCCAGCACAATCTCTGCACAG AACAATCCTGGAGGAAGCCAAGCCCTCTCTTGTGACAGCAGTTGTGGGACAAAACATCCAGCTGGTCTGCAAGACAGGCATGTCTCCCCTCTCCAGAGTGGAGTGGATGAAGAACAGCCGCCCGGTCTCCTCTGACAG GCACACCTTCCAGTCCGACAGCTCCCTGGTGATCAGCCACGTCAAACCCGAGGACGCTGGGACCTACACGTGCCTCACTTCTGACGGGAGGATGGAGAGCCGACAGATTCAGCTACAGATCACAG AGCACCAGAGCACTGTTCTGGCAGAGGGTGAGAGAGGTCGGGTCCTTCACAAGGCAGATCAACAGTACCGAGGGTTATCCAGAGGCAGGCAGGCTGTGCAGGCATCCAGCTCCTCTGTGCATCAGCAGCTCACGTACAG GTTGAAAATGAATAAGAGCGAGCCCACAGTAGTGGAGGCCAATGTTGGGGAGAGAGTCAGACTGCCCTGCACAGCAGAAGCATCACCAGCTCTCACCATCGAGTGGCAGAAAGATGGGcagcccctctcctctcccag gcacaggcagcagtcGGACGGGGCCCTGGTGATCAGCCGGGTCAGCTCTGAAGACATCGGCTTCTTCACCTGCATCGCCTCCAACGGACGCGACCGGGACCAGCGCCAGGTCCTGCTTCGACCTCTAG GAGAGCTGAGGATCACTGGTCTTCTGCCAAGCATCACGGTACCTGAGGGAGGGACTGCTCATCTTCATTGTACAGTGACTGGCAACAATGTGAATATAAGGTGGTCAAG GAACGGAGTTCCCATGCGGGGGGATGGCCGCCACATCCACCTGTCCCAGGATGGAAGCCTGGCTATAAGCAACGTCCAGGAGGCTGACGAGGGATCCTACACATGCAGTgcctacagcagcagcagctctgtcagtgCCAGCACGGAGGTGAAGGTGCTGAGGAGCAGGCCTAGCA CTACTGTGAGTCATGTTGTGGACCTGAGCAGAGAGTGCGTGGACCAGCCCCACCTTGCCAACTGTGACCTGATCCTGCAGGCCCAGCTCTGTGGTAACGAGTACTATTCCAgcttctgctgtgccagctgcgCTCGCCACCGCCCGCAGGGCAGCCCCCCACACCCCCGTGGGTGA
- the PAPLN gene encoding papilin isoform X1, which produces MCLLGIRLKTELKTIDKAGLKMLLCYHYSVLQPAGALLLCLLAEMKNLFLLLMLTTMSPSAFSGRRMKRQFDVWGSWGEWGKCSRSCGGGVSFRHRRCYSQRTEGPSSCVGPSRSYRSCNVQNCPEGSRDFRAEQCAEFDGTEFQGKKYKWLPYYGAPNKCELNCIPKGENFYYRHKEAVVDGTTCEPGKRDICVAGVCQAVGCDNMLESAKKEDKCLQCGGDGSTCYGVKGTFDVASLPKGYNQIFIIPMGATSIQIKEVMPSRNFLAVKNVRGEYYLNGHWTIDFSRALQVASTVLHYDRGSEGDVAPELLHARGPTTEPLVIELISQEPNTGVQYEYYLPLQGQASGYSWSYSSWSECSSECGGGFQYRLVFCTIDNEIYPDYMCRNKPQPDNNRTCGHQPCPQTKRTSYIYLPQAWSHSSARSSQMKRWKTGEWGSCSATCGGGTQTRSVYCVAFDGQSSQGVVDDAECMAFAQQPRRSQPCNVRQCASWSTGPWSECSASCGEGVQTRTVTCRTQQGSQAQDFACLMEPKPSATQPCLKENCIQEIGWHVGDWGLCSKSCDSGIRTRQVICADGDSKFYSPETCKAIQPQKPATLGSCNTQPCYLPQQVPSMQDTTGYNVTRQSLLTRYYPNSPAPGVLSPDSDEGRMLPGNTMIHSTSGNQHIPSTKDHGINLFPVHWEPQSHSSRSYRLSFSQDPPAGVSSQDCHQSPHGCCPDGHTPASGPLGRGCPFSTCHQSRYGCCPDRLSAAQGPNNMGCPQYYRDIQTRQNHPTVTTPAASQALSQQHPSGECRGSVYGCCFDNVASASGPQGEGCLNRPNYPYPVMCLLPSAHGPCTNWTTRWYFVGVVGKCNRFWYGGCQGNKNSFASEEECMRVCHSSVGVSHLEHQPSPGTGALQHQQTGSNSHTGRAQGQQQSPTRETASHSQEGRTYGASHPTQYSHRQDSWRRDMLPESLPRTGVLESQRWGTQRSRLDILGQLRPWETAVPGPSDRQSSSGQQVLPREGKQWREVFGADVSMTEGFGHRESADLFPAQSLHRTILEEAKPSLVTAVVGQNIQLVCKTGMSPLSRVEWMKNSRPVSSDRHTFQSDSSLVISHVKPEDAGTYTCLTSDGRMESRQIQLQITEHQSTVLAEGERGRVLHKADQQYRGLSRGRQAVQASSSSVHQQLTYRLKMNKSEPTVVEANVGERVRLPCTAEASPALTIEWQKDGQPLSSPRHRQQSDGALVISRVSSEDIGFFTCIASNGRDRDQRQVLLRPLGELRITGLLPSITVPEGGTAHLHCTVTGNNVNIRWSRNGVPMRGDGRHIHLSQDGSLAISNVQEADEGSYTCSAYSSSSSVSASTEVKVLRSRPSTTVSHVVDLSRECVDQPHLANCDLILQAQLCGNEYYSSFCCASCARHRPQGSPPHPRG; this is translated from the exons GGCCGCCGGATGAAACGGCAGTTTGATGTctgggggagctggggtgaATGGGGCAAGTGCAGTCGGAGCTGCGGCGGTGGAGTCAGCTTTCGGCACCGGCGCTGCTATTCCCAAAG GACAGAAGGTCCTTCCAGTTGTGTTGGACCGTCACGAAGCTATCGGTCATGTAATGTTCAG AACTGCCCAGAAGGCTCCCGGGATTTCCGGGCAGAGCAGTGTGCAGAGTTTGATGGGACAGAATTCCAAGGCAAGAAATATAAGTGGCTTCCATATTATGGAG CACCTAATAAGTGTGAGTTAAACTGTATTCCCAAGGGAGAAAACTTCTACTACAGGCACAAGGAAGCAGTGGTAGATGGGACTACCTGTGAACCTGGCAAGCGAGATATCTGTGTAGCGGGAGTTTGTCAG GCTGTTGGCTGTGATAATATGCTGGAATCTGCCAAGAAGGAGGACAAGTGCCTGCAGTGTGGAGGAGATGGCAGCACCTGCTATGGTGTGAAGGGCACTTTTGATGTGGCCAGCCTCCCCAAAG gTTACAATCAAATCTTTATTATCCCTATGGGAGCCACAAGCATCCAAATTAAGGAGGTTATGCCCAGCAGGAACTTCCTAG CCGTCAAGAATGTGCGAGGGGAGTATTACCTGAACGGGCACTGGACAATCGACTTCAGCCGGGCGCTGCAGGTGGCCAGCACGGTGCTGCACTATGACCGTGGCTCGGAGGGTGATGTGGCACCAGAGCTCCTCCATGCCCGGGGTCCCACCACAGAACCTCTTGTCATTGAG CTCATCAGCCAGGAGCCAAACACAGGGGTACAGTATGAGTATTACCTGCCTCTGCAAGGACAGGCCTCGGGTTACAGCTGGAGCTACAGTTCCTGGAGTGAGTGCAGCTCCGAATGTGGAGGAG GTTTCCAGTACCGCTTGGTGTTTTGTACCATAGACAATGAAATTTATCCGGACTATATGTGCAGGAATAAACCACAACCAGACAATAACCGGACGTGCGGTCATCAGCCTTGTCCCCAGACAAAACG GACTTCTTACATCTACCTGCCGCAAGCCTGGAGTCACAGCAGCGCTCGGAGCTCTCAGATGAAGAG GTGGAAAACGGGAGAGTGGGGATCCTGCTCAGCTACCTGTGGCGGGGGCACCCAGACTCGCTCCGTGTACTGCGTGGCCTTTGATGGGCAGAGCTCGCAGGGGGTGGTGGATGACGCCGAGTGCATGGCCTTCGCCCAGCAGCCGCGCCGCAGCCAGCCCTGCAACGTCAGGCAGTGTGCCAGCTGGAGCACGGGGCCCTGGTCCGAG TGCTCAGCCAGCTGTGGGGAAGGAGTCCAGACCCGGACTGTCACCTGCAGGACGCAGCAGGGCTCTCAGGCTCAGGACTTCGCTTGTCTAATGGAGCCAAAGCCATCAgccacccagccctgccttaAGGAGAACTGCATCCAGGAAATCGGCTGGCACGTTGGAGACTGGGGTCTG TGTTCCAAGAGCTGCGATTCAGGCATCCGGACACGCCAGGTCATCTGTGCTGACGGCGACTCCAAATTCTACAGTCCTGAGACATGCAAAGCAATCCAGCCACAGAAACCAGCCACCCTGGGTAGCTGCAACACACAGCCCTGCTACCTGCCACAGC AGGTCCCCAGTATGCAGGACACTACGGGATACAATGTCACTCGCCAGTCCTTGCTGACACGTTACTACCCAAACAGCCCTGCCCCAG GAGTTCTCTCCCCAGATTCTGATGAGGGAAGGATGCTCCCTGGGAACACCATGATCCATAGTACCTCAGGGAATCAGCACATTCCATCCACCAAAGACCACGGCATCAACTTGTTTCCTGTCCACTGGGAGCCCCAGTCACACTCATCACGTTCCTATCGGCTCAGCTTCTCTCAGGACCCCCCTGCAGGGGTCAGCTCCCAGGACTGCCACCAGAGCCCGCACGGCTGCTGTCCAGATGGGCACACTCCGGCATCGGGCCCTTTGGGGAGAGGTTGTCCTTTCAGCACCTGCCACCAAAGCAG GTACGGCTGCTGCCCTGACAGACTatcggctgcccagggcccAAACAACATGGGATGCCCACAATATTACCGTGACATTCAAACGAGACAAAATCATCCTACTGTGACCACTCCAGCA GCAAGCCAAGCCTtgtcccagcagcatccctcgGGCGAGTGCCGCGGCTCCGTGTACGGCTGCTGTTTTGACAACGTCGCCTCGGCCTCAGGTCCTCAAGGGGAAGGATGTCTCAATAGGCCCAACTACC CATACCCTGTCATGTGCCTGCTGCCCAGTGCCCATGGCCCCTGCACCAACTGGACCACTCGCTGGTACTTTGTGGGAGTTGTTGGCAAGTGCAACCGGTTTTGGTATGGCGGCTGTCAGGGCAACAAAAACAGCTTTGCCTCGGAGGAGGAGTGCATGAGAGTGTGCCACAGCTCTGTGGGGGTCAGTCATCTGGAGCACCAGccctctcctggcacaggagcCCTGCAACACCAGCAGACTGGCTCCAATTCTCATACAGGACGTGCTCAGGGTCAGCAGCAATCACCCACAAGAGAGACTGCAAGTCACAGCCAAGAAGGAAGAACCTATGGGGCTTCACACCCCACACAATACAGCCACAGACAGGACAGCTGGAGAAGGGACATGCTGCCAGAGTCCTTGCCAAGGACTGGTGTGCTGGAGAGCCAGCGCTGGGGCACCCAGCGAAGCAGACTAGACATCCTGGGCCAGCTGCGCCCCTGGGAAACAGCAGTGCCTGGGCCCTCggacaggcagagcagcagtggccaGCAGGTGCTGCCCCGGGAAGGCAAGCAGTGGCGTGAAGTTTTTGGAGCAGATGTTTCCATGACAGAGGGATTTGGGCACCGGGAGTCTGCAGACTTGTTCCCAGCACAATCTCTGCACAG AACAATCCTGGAGGAAGCCAAGCCCTCTCTTGTGACAGCAGTTGTGGGACAAAACATCCAGCTGGTCTGCAAGACAGGCATGTCTCCCCTCTCCAGAGTGGAGTGGATGAAGAACAGCCGCCCGGTCTCCTCTGACAG GCACACCTTCCAGTCCGACAGCTCCCTGGTGATCAGCCACGTCAAACCCGAGGACGCTGGGACCTACACGTGCCTCACTTCTGACGGGAGGATGGAGAGCCGACAGATTCAGCTACAGATCACAG AGCACCAGAGCACTGTTCTGGCAGAGGGTGAGAGAGGTCGGGTCCTTCACAAGGCAGATCAACAGTACCGAGGGTTATCCAGAGGCAGGCAGGCTGTGCAGGCATCCAGCTCCTCTGTGCATCAGCAGCTCACGTACAG GTTGAAAATGAATAAGAGCGAGCCCACAGTAGTGGAGGCCAATGTTGGGGAGAGAGTCAGACTGCCCTGCACAGCAGAAGCATCACCAGCTCTCACCATCGAGTGGCAGAAAGATGGGcagcccctctcctctcccag gcacaggcagcagtcGGACGGGGCCCTGGTGATCAGCCGGGTCAGCTCTGAAGACATCGGCTTCTTCACCTGCATCGCCTCCAACGGACGCGACCGGGACCAGCGCCAGGTCCTGCTTCGACCTCTAG GAGAGCTGAGGATCACTGGTCTTCTGCCAAGCATCACGGTACCTGAGGGAGGGACTGCTCATCTTCATTGTACAGTGACTGGCAACAATGTGAATATAAGGTGGTCAAG GAACGGAGTTCCCATGCGGGGGGATGGCCGCCACATCCACCTGTCCCAGGATGGAAGCCTGGCTATAAGCAACGTCCAGGAGGCTGACGAGGGATCCTACACATGCAGTgcctacagcagcagcagctctgtcagtgCCAGCACGGAGGTGAAGGTGCTGAGGAGCAGGCCTAGCA CTACTGTGAGTCATGTTGTGGACCTGAGCAGAGAGTGCGTGGACCAGCCCCACCTTGCCAACTGTGACCTGATCCTGCAGGCCCAGCTCTGTGGTAACGAGTACTATTCCAgcttctgctgtgccagctgcgCTCGCCACCGCCCGCAGGGCAGCCCCCCACACCCCCGTGGGTGA